In the Oncorhynchus gorbuscha isolate QuinsamMale2020 ecotype Even-year linkage group LG05, OgorEven_v1.0, whole genome shotgun sequence genome, one interval contains:
- the LOC124035927 gene encoding serine/threonine-protein kinase BRSK2-like isoform X4 codes for MASLQVGDSLLETSCGSPHYACPEVIRGEKYDGRKADVWSCGVILFALLVGALPFDDDNLRNLLEKVKLGVFHMPHFIPPDCQNLLRGMIEVDATKRLTLEQIQKHNWYIAGKNEPEPEQPVPRKVAIRTLSTEEIDPDVLESMHSLGCFRDKGKLTKDLLSDDDNQEKMIYFLLLDRKERYPSQEDQNLPPRSEIADPPRKRVDSPMLNRHGKRRPERKSMEVLSVTDGGSPVPVRRAIDMATHGQSKSVFSKSLDITNANFTKEERSRSISGASSGLSTSPLSSPRVTPHPSPLGSPLPTPKGTPVHTPKDSPAGTPSPTPPPSPSIGGLPWRTRLNSIKNSFLGSPRFHRRKMQVPTQEDMSSLTPDSSPELAKKSWFGNFINLEKEEQIFVVIRDKPLSSIKADIVHAFLSIPSLSHSVISQTSFRAEYKSTAGPTVFQKPVKFQVDITYTESTAATKENGIYSVTFTLLSGPSRRFKRVVETIQAQLMSSHDQPGVQQISGSPLSNFFDVIKQLFSDEKSSQASHNAPGTPGTASPAPAKHAPGSRRNESCPLPTQPQPTQPTDSKCPPPPGKDKQTKMAAVSRTGEQP; via the exons GGTGCCCTGCCATTTGACGATGACAACCTGAGAAACCTGCTGGAGAAGGTGAAGTTGGGTGTCTTCCACATGCCCCATTTCATCCCCCCAGACTGTCAGAATCTTCTTCGGGGCATGATCGAGGTGGATGCCACTAAGAGACTCACG TTAGAGCAGATCCAGAAGCACAACTGGTACAT AGCTGGGAAGAACGAGCCTGAGCCGGAGCAGCCTGTCCCTAGGAAGGTGGCCATCAGAACCCTGAGCACTGAAGAGATAGACCCGGACGTCCTGGAGAGCATGCACTCTCTGGGTTGCTTCAGAGACAAGGGCAAACTCACCAAAGACCTGCTCTCCGACGA TGATAACCAGGAGAAGATGATCTACTTCCTGCTGCTGGACCGGAAGGAGAGGTACCCCAGTCAGGAGGACCAGAACCTCCCCCCGCGCAGTGAGATAG CTGACCCGCCAAGGAAGCGCGTGGACTCCCCCATGTTGAACCGCCATGGGAAGAGGAGGCCGGAGAGGAAGTCTATGGAGGTGCTGAGTGTCACAGATGGGGGCTCTCCTGTACCCGTACGACGAGCCATCGACATGGCCACACATGGACAGAG taagTCTGTTTTCAGTAAAAGCTTGGATATCACAAACGCTAACTTCACCAAAGAAGAAAG GTCACGGTCTATCAGCGGAGCGTCCTCCGGTCTCTCCACTAGTCCTCTCAGCAGTCCCAGG GTGACTCCGCACCCCTCTCCGCTGGGGagccccctccccacccccaaGGGCACTCCGGTGCACACACCCAAGGATAGCCCGGCAGGCACCCCCAGCCCCACACCGCCCCCCAGCCCCTCCATCGGCGGACTGCCCTGGAGGACACGTCTCAACTCTATCAAGAACAGCTTCCTGGGCTCGCCGCGCTTCCATCGCAGGAAAATGCAAG TCCCCACCCAGGAGGACATGTCCAGCCTCACGCCAGACTCTTCACCAGA GCTTGCCAAGAAGTCATGGTTTGGTAACTTCATCAACCTGGAGAAAGAGGAGCAGATCTTTGTGGTGATCAGAGACAAGCCTCTTAGCTCCATCAAAGCAGACATCGTTCACGCCTTCCTCTCT aTCCCCAGTCTCAGCCACAGTGTGATCAGTCAGACTAGTTTCCGGGCGGAGTACAAGTCCACAGCCGGCCCTACAGTGTTTCAGAAGCCGGTCAAGTTCCAGGTGGACATCACCTACACAGAGAGCACCGCCGCCACCAAAGAGAACGGCATCTATTCGGTCACCTTCACCCTGCTCTCAG gtCCCAGCCGCCGTTTCAAGCGTGTGGTTGAGACCATTCAGGCTCAGCTGATGAGCTCACATGACCAGCCCGGGGTCCAGCAGATCTCTG GCAGCCCGTTGAGTAACTTCTTTGACGTAATTAAACAACTTTTTTCAGACGAGAAGAGCAGCCAGGCGTCGCACAACGCCCCTGGCACGCCCGGCACAGCTAGCCCCGCCCCCGCCAAGCATGCCCCCGGCAGCAGGCGAAATGAGTCATGTCCCCTGCCCACTCAGCCCCAGCCCACCCAGCCCACTGACTCTAAATGCCCCCCGCCTCCGGGCaaagacaaacaaacaaagatGGCCGCCGTCAGCCGGACTGGGGAACAACCTTAA